One part of the Streptomyces ferrugineus genome encodes these proteins:
- a CDS encoding NAD(P)/FAD-dependent oxidoreductase: MTGRVVVAGASMGGLRAAEQLRAAGWTGAITVVGDEPHMPYNRPPLSKEVLAGKAPFASLAFTPKAATADVEWRLGTRVVASRLAERTVALDDGSELPYDGLVVATGMRPRRLRCPGPLAGRHTVRTIADARELRDELTRPAARVVVVGAGFIGCEVAATAVGLGVREVTVVDPLPLPMVGPLGDLLGRALLRRHEQRGVRFALGTGVAGFEGEERVTGVVLSDGTVLPADVVVESVGSVANTEWLDGNGLDLTDGVLTDEQLRVGGRPEVVAVGDVARFPNARYDGVSRRVEHWSIPTDTAKHAARTLAAHLAGGRPDPAPFAPLPTFWSDQHDFRLQSFGAPVLGLDDVRVLDGDPAGDVLVGYHVDGRLVGVVALGGHGAAMGAARCRAQLLKQPALTA; the protein is encoded by the coding sequence TGGACCGGCGCGATCACCGTCGTGGGCGACGAGCCCCACATGCCCTACAACCGGCCTCCGCTGTCCAAGGAGGTCCTCGCGGGCAAGGCGCCCTTCGCATCGCTGGCCTTCACCCCGAAGGCGGCCACCGCCGACGTCGAGTGGCGGCTGGGCACGAGAGTCGTCGCCTCGCGGCTGGCCGAGCGGACCGTCGCACTCGACGACGGCTCGGAGCTGCCGTACGACGGACTGGTCGTCGCCACCGGCATGCGGCCCCGGCGACTGCGCTGCCCCGGCCCGCTCGCGGGACGCCACACCGTCCGCACGATCGCCGACGCACGGGAACTGCGTGACGAACTGACCCGCCCCGCCGCCCGCGTGGTCGTGGTCGGCGCCGGTTTCATCGGCTGCGAGGTCGCCGCCACGGCCGTAGGACTCGGTGTCCGCGAGGTGACCGTCGTCGACCCGCTGCCCCTGCCCATGGTCGGGCCGCTCGGAGACCTGCTCGGCAGGGCCCTGCTGCGGCGGCACGAGCAGCGCGGGGTGCGCTTCGCACTCGGCACCGGGGTCGCCGGGTTCGAGGGAGAGGAACGGGTCACCGGCGTCGTGCTGAGTGACGGCACCGTGCTGCCGGCCGACGTGGTCGTCGAGTCGGTCGGCTCGGTCGCCAACACCGAATGGCTGGACGGCAACGGACTCGACCTCACCGACGGAGTGCTGACCGACGAGCAGTTGCGGGTCGGCGGCCGCCCCGAGGTCGTGGCGGTCGGTGACGTGGCCCGCTTTCCCAACGCCCGCTACGACGGTGTGTCCCGCCGCGTCGAACACTGGTCCATCCCGACCGACACCGCCAAGCACGCGGCGCGCACCCTGGCCGCGCATCTGGCCGGCGGCCGACCCGACCCGGCTCCCTTCGCGCCCCTGCCCACCTTCTGGAGCGACCAGCACGACTTCCGGTTGCAGTCCTTCGGCGCGCCCGTGCTCGGCCTCGACGACGTACGTGTCCTGGACGGCGACCCCGCCGGCGACGTCCTGGTGGGCTACCACGTCGACGGCCGCCTCGTCGGCGTCGTGGCGCTCGGTGGACACGGCGCCGCCATGGGGGCCGCCCGCTGTCGCGCCCAGTTGCTGAAGCAGCCCGCTCTCACCGCATAA